The Camelus dromedarius isolate mCamDro1 chromosome 1, mCamDro1.pat, whole genome shotgun sequence genome has a window encoding:
- the CRACD gene encoding capping protein-inhibiting regulator of actin dynamics isoform X2, which produces MKKADSGEARLEEDPFLTSPMETVTQQDSILSDPENKTSETPSSPSPLNLPGARSEMEEKVAPLKPSRPKRHFSSAGTIESVNLDAIPLAIARLDNSAAKHKLSVKPKNQRVSKKHRRLIGDRQNDHGGLPRQLSLDQNGHPREEKPIWHEEEPELLDSEEERRRQEEYWRELEAKCKRQKAEAAERRRLEEQRLQALERRLWEENRQQELLEEEGEGEEERDVQEEVEKRQREAERPSPEEPGCRGPERREQEEGRRAEAGEPRRPEEEAHQEEPEALSPGEAPRQSLEEEERELKELRRLEELEEQRQQEAEKQRLEEEKRLEELRRQELEELRRQEEEKQEQRRREEEEQRRREEEEQRRREEEEEQRRQEAEEKRMEDLRRQEELELQRRQEEEEAKRREELRKWEDMEAKRRQEAEKKLREAPRGEEEHPPQLDHKRGLRSPFQSDFAEKLEEHKHLKLKKPRENPEEPSICEKQSPVAAEPSGEQQGKQGDVPGDDRCGHQEKREETNAQPPQRQEAQLEETLAPREKKEAAAPETDRKMEELRWQEVDERQTMPRPYTFQVSSGGKQILFPKVNLSPVTPMKDAGLASTPQEPKAPKASPASHSLPSSLSIPHTAILVTGAQLCGPAVNLSQIKDTACKSLLGLSEEKKHVDVPALENPPRAPGDPRAGGGKARPPQESPSSVAALAEWASIRSRILKNAEGDQRSERDQARPGDEYLPRGRCDSRGNLRRTPPVNAKFSIKPAWQKFPDGGAEASKQNTEPESLKKKLVPGPSEEAAPQPPAADTHEPLKAAGKPGARQEPTDTTEGYKFAKDLPSFLVPSLPYPPQKVVAQAEPVTTSDSETTGGVGKPDPVMPGGEEKASPFGIKLRRTNYSLRFHCDQQTEQKKKKRHSSMGDNIDGAPPALGGTNEEKEREAAALRHGPSFPLERKQAPSTWKDLTESPSSHSPPAGQPRPPPASSQPPAPEHDKAANRMPLAQKPALAPKPTGQTPPSSPLSKVSRPYLVELLARRIGKPDPEPNEPCKEGQDSGDPRPLSPPPPEERKRQKWDEEEEMETERRPASLAPTAAQQEKPSLTPEAGRKEKPVLQSRHSLDGSKLVEKVETPQPLWITLALQKQKGFREQQATREERKQAREAKQAEKLSKENVSGSLLPGSSSVSRGSSLHKSTAQPEEKKPETAVSRLERREQLKKANTLPTSVTVEISDSAPPAPLVKEVTKRFSTPDAAPVSTEPAWLALAKRKAKAWSDCPQIIK; this is translated from the exons ATGAAGAAGGCAGACAGTGGTGAGGCCCGCTTGGAAGAGGATCCATTCCTGACCAGTCCCATGGAAACTGTGACTCAGCAGGACAGCATCCTCTCTGACCCCGAGAACAAA ACCAGTGAGACGCCAAGTTCTCCGAGTCCTCTGAACCTGCCTGGAGCCAGAAGTGAGATGGAAGAGAAG GTTGCTCCATTAAAACCGTCTCGGCCAAAAAGGCACTTCTCTTCTGCTGGCACCATCGAAAGTGTCAACCTAGATGCCATCCCCCTGGCCATCGCTCGCCTGGACAACAGTGCCGCCAAGCACAAACTGTCCGTTAAGCCAAAAAACCAGAGGGTGTCAAAGAAGCACAGGCGACTTATCGGG GATCGACAGAACGACCATGGTGGCCTTCCACGTCAGCTGTCCCTGGACCAGAACGGACATCCCAGAGAAGAAAAGCCCATTTGGCATGAAGAGGAGCCAGAGCTGCTGGACTCGGAGGAAGAGAGGCGACGCCAAGAAGAATACTGGCGAGAGCTTGAGGCCAAGTGCAAACGGCAGAAAGCCGAAGCTGCGGAGAGGCGACGCCTGGAAGAACAGAGACTCCAGGCCCTGgagaggaggctgtgggaggagaaCCGTCAGCAAgagctcctggaggaggaaggggagggagaggaggagagggatgtCCAGGAGGAGGTAGAAAAGAGGCAGCGTGAAGCGGAGAGGCCGAGCCCGGAAGAGCCGGGCTGCCGAGGCCCAGAGCGGAgggagcaggaagaaggaaggcgCGCGGAGGCCGGGGAGCCGAGGCGTCCGGAGGAAGAGGCGCATCAGGAGGAGCCGGAGGCACTGAGCCCGGGGGAGGCCCCGAGGCAGTCgctggaagaggaggaaagagagttGAAGGAACTCAGAAgactggaggagctggaggagcagaGACAGCAGGAGGCCGAGAAGCAGCGGCTGGAAGAggagaagaggctggaggagcTCAGGCGGCAGGAGTTGGAGGAGCTCAggcggcaggaggaggagaagcaggagcagaggcggcgggaggaggaggagcagaggcggcgggaggaggaggagcagcggcggcgggaggaggaggaagagcagaggcggcaggaggcagaggaaaaacGAATGGAGGACCTCAGAAGGCAGGAAGAACTGGAGCTGCAGAGgcggcaggaagaggaggaggcgaagaggagggaagagctgAGGAAGTGGGAGGACATGGAGgcaaagaggaggcaggaagcgGAAAAGAAGCTTCGGGAAGCACCGAGAGGGGAAGAGGAGCATCCGCCGCAGCTGGACCACAAAAGGGGCTTGAGGAGCCCATTTCAGAGCGACTTTGCAGAGAAGCTAGAAGAACACAAACACCTGAAACTCAAGAAGCCAAGAGAAAACCCTGAGGAACCAAGTATTTGCGAGAAGCAGAGCCCAGTGGCCGCCGAGCCATCTGGAGAGCAGCAGGGAAAGCAGGGCGATGTTCCCGGGGATGATCGTTGCGGACatcaggaaaagagagaagaaaccaATGCACAGCCTCCACAGAGACAAGAGGCACAGTTGGAAGAGACGCTGGCTCCACGGGAGAAGAAAGAAGCTGCTGCACcagaaacagacagaaagatGGAGGAACTCAGATGGCAGGAAGTGGATGAGAGGCAGACCATGCCCAGACCCTACACTTTCCAGGTGTCGTCAGGAGGGAAGCAAATTCTCTTCCCCAAAGTCAATCTGAGCCCGGTGACGCCGATGAAAGATGCAGGACTCGCCTCCACTCCCCAGGAGCCAAAAGCGCCCAAAGCCAGCCCGgcctcccactccctgccctcctccctgagCATCCCCCACACGGCCATTCTGGTCACGGGAGCACAGCTCTGTGGGCCAGCTGTCAACTTGAGCCAGATCAAGGACACAGCTTGCAAGTCTCTCCTGGGCTTGTCAGAAGAAAAGAAGCACGTGGATGTCCCCGCCCTGGAGAACCCACCTCGAGCCCCCGGCGACCCCCGGGCAGGCGGTGGGAAGGCCAGGCCCCCGCAGGAATCTCCGAGCAGTGTGGCCGCACTTGCTGAATGGGCTTCCATTCGGTCCAGAATCCTGAAGAACGCAGAGGGTGACCAGCGCAGCGAGAGAGACCAGGCCCGGCCCGGTGATGAGTACCTTCCCAGGGGCCGATGTGATTCCCGCGGGAACCTCCGGAGGACCCCGCCGGTAAACGCGAAGTTCTCCATTAAGCCTGCCTGGCAGAAATTCCCTGATGGGGGCGCGGAGGCCTCCAAACAGAACACAGAACcggaaagcttaaaaaaaaaattggtgccGGGACCCAGCGAAGAGGCGGCGCCCCAGCCCCCTGCTGCTGACACTCATGAGCCCCTGAAGGCTGCAGGGAAACCGGGGGCGCGCCAGGAGCCAACGGATACCACAGAGGGGTACAAATTTGCCAAAGaccttccctctttccttgttCCAAGCCTTCCTTACCCTCCGCAGAAAGTAGTGGCCCAGGCAGAGCCCGTGACCACTTCGGACAGTGAGACCACAGGTGGTGTAGGAAAGCCAGACCCCGTGATGCCAGGTGGAGAGGAAAAAGCCTCCCCTTTTGGAATAAAATTGAGAAGGACCAACTACTCCTTGCGCTTCCACTGTGACCAGCAGacagaacaaaagaagaagaaaaggcacAGCAGCATGGGGGACAATATCGATGGGGCGCCACCGGCCCTGGGGGGCACAaatgaagagaaggagagagaggctgcGGCCCTTAGGCATGGCCCGTCCTTCCCCCTGGAGAGGAAGCAAGCCCCATCCACCTGGAAGGACCTCACTGAAAGCCCTTCCAGCCATTCCCCTCCTGCAGGCCAGCCCCGGCCCCCACCAGCCAGCAGCCAGCCGCCAGCTCCAGAGCACGACAAGGCAGCGAACAGAATGCCCTTGGCCCAGAAACCAGccctggctccaaagcccacagGTCAGACCCCACCGTCCTCCCCACTCTCCAAAGTGAGCCGGCCCTACTTGGTAGAGCTGCTGGCTCGCCGGATCGGGaagccagacccagagcccaatgAGCCATGCAAGGAGGGCCAGGACAGCGGTGACCCCCGGCcactgtctcccccaccccctgaggAGAGGAAGCGGCAGAagtgggatgaggaggaagaaatggaaacagagagGAGACCAGCTTCCCTGGCTCCTACTGCAGCCCAGCaagagaagccttctctgacccctgAAGCCGGGAGGAAAG AAAAGCCAGTGCTTCAGAGCAGACACTCTCTAGATGGCTCCAAACTTGTGGAGAAAGTTGAAACCCCGCAGCCACTGTGGATAACGTTGGCGCTGCAAAAGCAGAAAGGATTTCGGGAGCAGCAAGCGACTCGAGAGGAGAGGAAGCAAGCCAGGGAGGCCAAACAGGCAGAAAAGCTCTCCAAAGAAAAC GTCAGTGGCAGCCTGCTGCCGGGAAGCAGCAGTGTCAGCAGAGGCAGTTCCCTGCACAAGTCCACCGCTCAGCCAGAAGAAAAGAAGCCAGAGACAGCAGTGTCCAGGCTCGAGCGCAGGGAACAGCTGAAAAAGGCCAACACTCTCCCTACATCTGTGACAG TGGAGATCTCCGATTCGGCTCCCCCAGCGCCCCTGGTGAAGGAAGTCACAAAGAGGTTCTCTACGCCAGACGCTGCACCCGTGTCAACAGAACCGGCCTGGCTGGCTTTGGCCAAGAGGAAAGCCAAGGCCTGGAGCGACTGTCCACAGATTATTAAGTAA
- the CRACD gene encoding capping protein-inhibiting regulator of actin dynamics isoform X3, which translates to MSQDNILGKVKTLQRQLGKNIKFGQPPPTAIPMKKADSGEARLEEDPFLTSPMETVTQQDSILSDPENKTSETPSSPSPLNLPGARSEMEEKVAPLKPSRPKRHFSSAGTIESVNLDAIPLAIARLDNSAAKHKLSVKPKNQRVSKKHRRLIGDRQNDHGGLPRQLSLDQNGHPREEKPIWHEEEPELLDSEEERRRQEEYWRELEAKCKRQKAEAAERRRLEEQRLQALERRLWEENRQQELLEEEGEGEEERDVQEEVEKRQREAERPSPEEPGCRGPERREQEEGRRAEAGEPRRPEEEAHQEEPEALSPGEAPRQSLEEEERELKELRRLEELEEQRQQEAEKQRLEEEKRLEELRRQELEELRRQEEEKQEQRRREEEEQRRREEEEQRRREEEEEQRRQEAEEKRMEDLRRQEELELQRRQEEEEAKRREELRKWEDMEAKRRQEAEKKLREAPRGEEEHPPQLDHKRGLRSPFQSDFAEKLEEHKHLKLKKPRENPEEPSICEKQSPVAAEPSGEQQGKQGDVPGDDRCGHQEKREETNAQPPQRQEAQLEETLAPREKKEAAAPETDRKMEELRWQEVDERQTMPRPYTFQVSSGGKQILFPKVNLSPVTPMKDAGLASTPQEPKAPKASPASHSLPSSLSIPHTAILVTGAQLCGPAVNLSQIKDTACKSLLGLSEEKKHVDVPALENPPRAPGDPRAGGGKARPPQESPSSVAALAEWASIRSRILKNAEGDQRSERDQARPGDEYLPRGRCDSRGNLRRTPPVNAKFSIKPAWQKFPDGGAEASKQNTEPESLKKKLVPGPSEEAAPQPPAADTHEPLKAAGKPGARQEPTDTTEGYKFAKDLPSFLVPSLPYPPQKVVAQAEPVTTSDSETTGGVGKPDPVMPGGEEKASPFGIKLRRTNYSLRFHCDQQTEQKKKKRHSSMGDNIDGAPPALGGTNEEKEREAAALRHGPSFPLERKQAPSTWKDLTESPSSHSPPAGQPRPPPASSQPPAPEHDKAANRMPLAQKPALAPKPTGQTPPSSPLSKVSRPYLVELLARRIGKPDPEPNEPCKEGQDSGDPRPLSPPPPEERKRQKWDEEEEMETERRPASLAPTAAQQEKPSLTPEAGRKEKPVLQSRHSLDGSKLVEKVETPQPLWITLALQKQKGFREQQATREERKQAREAKQAEKLSKENVSGSLLPGSSSVSRGSSLHKSTAQPEEKKPETAVSRLERREQLKKANTLPTSVTVEISDSAPPAPLVKEVTKRFSTPDAAPVSTEPAWLALAKRKAKAWSDCPQIIK; encoded by the exons ATGTCACAGGACAACATCCTGGGCAAAGTCAAAACTCTTCAG CGACAGTTGGGCAAGAACATCAAGTTTGGGCAGCCACCACCCACCGCCATTCCCATGAAGAAGGCAGACAGTGGTGAGGCCCGCTTGGAAGAGGATCCATTCCTGACCAGTCCCATGGAAACTGTGACTCAGCAGGACAGCATCCTCTCTGACCCCGAGAACAAA ACCAGTGAGACGCCAAGTTCTCCGAGTCCTCTGAACCTGCCTGGAGCCAGAAGTGAGATGGAAGAGAAG GTTGCTCCATTAAAACCGTCTCGGCCAAAAAGGCACTTCTCTTCTGCTGGCACCATCGAAAGTGTCAACCTAGATGCCATCCCCCTGGCCATCGCTCGCCTGGACAACAGTGCCGCCAAGCACAAACTGTCCGTTAAGCCAAAAAACCAGAGGGTGTCAAAGAAGCACAGGCGACTTATCGGG GATCGACAGAACGACCATGGTGGCCTTCCACGTCAGCTGTCCCTGGACCAGAACGGACATCCCAGAGAAGAAAAGCCCATTTGGCATGAAGAGGAGCCAGAGCTGCTGGACTCGGAGGAAGAGAGGCGACGCCAAGAAGAATACTGGCGAGAGCTTGAGGCCAAGTGCAAACGGCAGAAAGCCGAAGCTGCGGAGAGGCGACGCCTGGAAGAACAGAGACTCCAGGCCCTGgagaggaggctgtgggaggagaaCCGTCAGCAAgagctcctggaggaggaaggggagggagaggaggagagggatgtCCAGGAGGAGGTAGAAAAGAGGCAGCGTGAAGCGGAGAGGCCGAGCCCGGAAGAGCCGGGCTGCCGAGGCCCAGAGCGGAgggagcaggaagaaggaaggcgCGCGGAGGCCGGGGAGCCGAGGCGTCCGGAGGAAGAGGCGCATCAGGAGGAGCCGGAGGCACTGAGCCCGGGGGAGGCCCCGAGGCAGTCgctggaagaggaggaaagagagttGAAGGAACTCAGAAgactggaggagctggaggagcagaGACAGCAGGAGGCCGAGAAGCAGCGGCTGGAAGAggagaagaggctggaggagcTCAGGCGGCAGGAGTTGGAGGAGCTCAggcggcaggaggaggagaagcaggagcagaggcggcgggaggaggaggagcagaggcggcgggaggaggaggagcagcggcggcgggaggaggaggaagagcagaggcggcaggaggcagaggaaaaacGAATGGAGGACCTCAGAAGGCAGGAAGAACTGGAGCTGCAGAGgcggcaggaagaggaggaggcgaagaggagggaagagctgAGGAAGTGGGAGGACATGGAGgcaaagaggaggcaggaagcgGAAAAGAAGCTTCGGGAAGCACCGAGAGGGGAAGAGGAGCATCCGCCGCAGCTGGACCACAAAAGGGGCTTGAGGAGCCCATTTCAGAGCGACTTTGCAGAGAAGCTAGAAGAACACAAACACCTGAAACTCAAGAAGCCAAGAGAAAACCCTGAGGAACCAAGTATTTGCGAGAAGCAGAGCCCAGTGGCCGCCGAGCCATCTGGAGAGCAGCAGGGAAAGCAGGGCGATGTTCCCGGGGATGATCGTTGCGGACatcaggaaaagagagaagaaaccaATGCACAGCCTCCACAGAGACAAGAGGCACAGTTGGAAGAGACGCTGGCTCCACGGGAGAAGAAAGAAGCTGCTGCACcagaaacagacagaaagatGGAGGAACTCAGATGGCAGGAAGTGGATGAGAGGCAGACCATGCCCAGACCCTACACTTTCCAGGTGTCGTCAGGAGGGAAGCAAATTCTCTTCCCCAAAGTCAATCTGAGCCCGGTGACGCCGATGAAAGATGCAGGACTCGCCTCCACTCCCCAGGAGCCAAAAGCGCCCAAAGCCAGCCCGgcctcccactccctgccctcctccctgagCATCCCCCACACGGCCATTCTGGTCACGGGAGCACAGCTCTGTGGGCCAGCTGTCAACTTGAGCCAGATCAAGGACACAGCTTGCAAGTCTCTCCTGGGCTTGTCAGAAGAAAAGAAGCACGTGGATGTCCCCGCCCTGGAGAACCCACCTCGAGCCCCCGGCGACCCCCGGGCAGGCGGTGGGAAGGCCAGGCCCCCGCAGGAATCTCCGAGCAGTGTGGCCGCACTTGCTGAATGGGCTTCCATTCGGTCCAGAATCCTGAAGAACGCAGAGGGTGACCAGCGCAGCGAGAGAGACCAGGCCCGGCCCGGTGATGAGTACCTTCCCAGGGGCCGATGTGATTCCCGCGGGAACCTCCGGAGGACCCCGCCGGTAAACGCGAAGTTCTCCATTAAGCCTGCCTGGCAGAAATTCCCTGATGGGGGCGCGGAGGCCTCCAAACAGAACACAGAACcggaaagcttaaaaaaaaaattggtgccGGGACCCAGCGAAGAGGCGGCGCCCCAGCCCCCTGCTGCTGACACTCATGAGCCCCTGAAGGCTGCAGGGAAACCGGGGGCGCGCCAGGAGCCAACGGATACCACAGAGGGGTACAAATTTGCCAAAGaccttccctctttccttgttCCAAGCCTTCCTTACCCTCCGCAGAAAGTAGTGGCCCAGGCAGAGCCCGTGACCACTTCGGACAGTGAGACCACAGGTGGTGTAGGAAAGCCAGACCCCGTGATGCCAGGTGGAGAGGAAAAAGCCTCCCCTTTTGGAATAAAATTGAGAAGGACCAACTACTCCTTGCGCTTCCACTGTGACCAGCAGacagaacaaaagaagaagaaaaggcacAGCAGCATGGGGGACAATATCGATGGGGCGCCACCGGCCCTGGGGGGCACAaatgaagagaaggagagagaggctgcGGCCCTTAGGCATGGCCCGTCCTTCCCCCTGGAGAGGAAGCAAGCCCCATCCACCTGGAAGGACCTCACTGAAAGCCCTTCCAGCCATTCCCCTCCTGCAGGCCAGCCCCGGCCCCCACCAGCCAGCAGCCAGCCGCCAGCTCCAGAGCACGACAAGGCAGCGAACAGAATGCCCTTGGCCCAGAAACCAGccctggctccaaagcccacagGTCAGACCCCACCGTCCTCCCCACTCTCCAAAGTGAGCCGGCCCTACTTGGTAGAGCTGCTGGCTCGCCGGATCGGGaagccagacccagagcccaatgAGCCATGCAAGGAGGGCCAGGACAGCGGTGACCCCCGGCcactgtctcccccaccccctgaggAGAGGAAGCGGCAGAagtgggatgaggaggaagaaatggaaacagagagGAGACCAGCTTCCCTGGCTCCTACTGCAGCCCAGCaagagaagccttctctgacccctgAAGCCGGGAGGAAAG AAAAGCCAGTGCTTCAGAGCAGACACTCTCTAGATGGCTCCAAACTTGTGGAGAAAGTTGAAACCCCGCAGCCACTGTGGATAACGTTGGCGCTGCAAAAGCAGAAAGGATTTCGGGAGCAGCAAGCGACTCGAGAGGAGAGGAAGCAAGCCAGGGAGGCCAAACAGGCAGAAAAGCTCTCCAAAGAAAAC GTCAGTGGCAGCCTGCTGCCGGGAAGCAGCAGTGTCAGCAGAGGCAGTTCCCTGCACAAGTCCACCGCTCAGCCAGAAGAAAAGAAGCCAGAGACAGCAGTGTCCAGGCTCGAGCGCAGGGAACAGCTGAAAAAGGCCAACACTCTCCCTACATCTGTGACAG TGGAGATCTCCGATTCGGCTCCCCCAGCGCCCCTGGTGAAGGAAGTCACAAAGAGGTTCTCTACGCCAGACGCTGCACCCGTGTCAACAGAACCGGCCTGGCTGGCTTTGGCCAAGAGGAAAGCCAAGGCCTGGAGCGACTGTCCACAGATTATTAAGTAA